The region CTCGCTGGACGTCAACCGTCCGGCGGCGCAGGAGCAGCTTCGCGTGCTGGGCGAGCAGGCGGGCGTTGCCACGCTGCCGATCATCACCGGCCAGCAGCCGGTCGACATTGCCACCCGCGCGGTGAATGCGGCCAAGCTGCAGGCGGTGGACGTGCTGCTGCTCGATACGGCAGGCCGTCTCCACGTCGATCAGGCGCTGATGGACGAGATGAAGGCGGTTGCCGCCGTCTCGGTGCCGAAGGAAACGCTGCTTGTTGTCGACTCGCTGACCGGTCAGGACGCAGTCAACGTCGCGCAGTCGTTCTCGGGCGAGGTTGACCTTACCGGCGTGATCCTCACCCGCATGGACGGTGATGCGCGCGGTGGTGCGGCGCTTTCGATGCGCGCCGTCACCGGCAAGCCGATCAAGTTTGCCGCGACCGGCGAAAAGCTGGATGCGATCGAGCCGTTCCACCCGGAGCGCGTCGCTGGCCGTATCCTCGGCATGGGCGACATCGTTTCCATCGTCGAGAAGGCGGCGGCGACGATCCAGGCAGAAGACGCCGAGAAGCTCGCCCAGCGCATGGCCAAGGGTCAGTTTGACATGAACGACCTGCGCACCCAGCTGCGGCAGATGCAGAACATGGGCGGCCTTGGCGTATTGGCGGGCATGATGCCGGGCATGAAGAAGGCCAAGGCGGCGATGGCGCAGTCCGGCATGGACGACAAGGTGCTGCTGCGCATGGACGCGATCATCGGTTCGATGACGCCGAAGGAGCGCGAGCGCCCCGAACTGCTCAACGCCAAGCGCAAGATCCGCGTGGCAAAGGGCTCCGGCACGCAAGTGCAGGACGTCAACAAGCTTCTGAAGATGCACCAGGAAATGGCCAAGGCCATGAAGCAGATCAAGAAGATGGGCGGTCTCAAGGGCTTGGGCGCGCTGTTCGGCAAGGGTGGCCTTGGCGCCGCGATGCCGGGGCTGGACCAGCAGATGGGGGCCGGTGGTCTCGGTGGTCTGGGTGGCGGCGGCCTGCCCGGTTTGGGTTCGGGCGGCTTGCCGGGCAATCTCGGCGACCTGCTCAAGAAGAAGTGATTTCGCGTTTTTCCGTTTTTCCAGTTTGATTGAAAGGTAATCCAGATGTCCGTTTCTATGCGTCTTTCGCGCGGTGGTTCGAAGAAGCGCCCGTACTACAAGATCGTCGTTTCCAACAGCCGCGCC is a window of Novosphingobium sp. THN1 DNA encoding:
- the ffh gene encoding signal recognition particle protein, with the translated sequence MFDSLSDRLGGVFDRLRGRGALREEDVLAAMREVRIALLEADVALPVVRRFVDQVSEQAVGQSVLKSVTPGQQVVKIVNDALVEMLGGGTAELDLNAAPPVVIMMVGLQGSGKTTSTAKIGKLLKEKQGKKVLMASLDVNRPAAQEQLRVLGEQAGVATLPIITGQQPVDIATRAVNAAKLQAVDVLLLDTAGRLHVDQALMDEMKAVAAVSVPKETLLVVDSLTGQDAVNVAQSFSGEVDLTGVILTRMDGDARGGAALSMRAVTGKPIKFAATGEKLDAIEPFHPERVAGRILGMGDIVSIVEKAAATIQAEDAEKLAQRMAKGQFDMNDLRTQLRQMQNMGGLGVLAGMMPGMKKAKAAMAQSGMDDKVLLRMDAIIGSMTPKERERPELLNAKRKIRVAKGSGTQVQDVNKLLKMHQEMAKAMKQIKKMGGLKGLGALFGKGGLGAAMPGLDQQMGAGGLGGLGGGGLPGLGSGGLPGNLGDLLKKK